In a single window of the Gossypium hirsutum isolate 1008001.06 chromosome A13, Gossypium_hirsutum_v2.1, whole genome shotgun sequence genome:
- the LOC107959344 gene encoding mini-chromosome maintenance complex-binding protein, whose amino-acid sequence MGGPPYDCLANPLGAVRLTFEKAIWSESETPPIHPSAFNGKDWGALELFRHFLFQGSGLSQVPILNPKTLRWVQPNSLVRYRGMIQDMLGNEFYAGAYKDGNLWRTNKFMDVSQYPMGSSPDMCIWERRLLYCVPVPGQSSWTEPSSEMEPNWSSQTREKRRRMDDEDDDPMDLVPDDEIKSSPITKKMREDGLPSPSQSMDAKTTSSSSITSTFQSVDKDNLPCLVKIYDSPESELKLNDVFEFIGVLTFDSELAVEKDDNDELSNSFYDDALVHLPPNKVPRLHCLIHRKLAVQDFLPGSPIIEPKPHLVKETREALFRHLTAVLGNDEVAAHFVLLHLLSKVHARVDDVAVGKLSLNLTGLNKESVSVFGTRLSDTFKNLLPFTNCMPLTLEYLNTASLAPKKDYQANRLVPGVLQLPEGSHLMVDETQLESGSLNSTGIENTKLLKNLIEFQKVEYDFQYYKVEMATDVQLLIFSEGKSNIVPADVIVPFQPSCLESTEIPVAEALEAWRWYLATVRSLPHSIGSEIQKVVEDDLVAARQTDRSLGSRDFSRWLTMARLISSSFGETSLSKEHWEMVKEMERLRRERLK is encoded by the exons ATGGGAGGTCCACCGTACGATTGCTTGGCGAATCCCCTAGGAGCCGTCCGATTAACATTCGAGAAGGCAATATGGTCAGAATCGGAGACTCCTCCGATCCATCCCTCCGCCTTTAACGGCAAAGATTGGGGTGCCCTTGAACTCTTCCGCCACTTCCTCTTCCAAGGATCAGGGCTTTCCCAGGTTCCCATCCTTAATCCCAAAACATTAAGATGGGTTCAACCCAACAGTCTTGTACGTTACCGTGGTATGATCCAAGACATGTTGGGAAATGAATTCTATGCCGGCGCTTATAAGGATGGGAATTTATGGCGGACCAACAAATTCATGGATGTTTCTCAATACCCAATGGGTTCCTCTCCTGATATGTGTATTTGGGAACGCCGCTTGCTCTACTGTGTTCCT GTTCCAGGACAGAGTTCATGGACTGAACCTTCTAGTGAAATGGAACCTAATTGGTCATCTCAAACCAGGGAGAAGCGGCGTAGGATGGATGACGAAGATGATGATCCCATGGATTTG GTTCCTGATGATGAGATTAAAAGCTCTCCAATTACCAAGAAGATG aGAGAAGATGGACTTCCTTCCCCTTCACAATCTATGGATGCTAAAACTACAAGCTCTTCTTCTATCACAAGTACATTTCAATCTGTTGACAAAGATAACCTTCCTTGCCTAGTCAAG ATATATGATTCTCCAGAATCAGAATTGAAGCTGAATGATGTTTTTGAATTTATTGGGGTCCTCACTTTTGATTCAGAGCTTGCAGTTGAGAAAGATGACAATGATGAGTTATCAAATAGTTTCTATGATGATGCCCTGGTCCATTTGCCCCCTAATAAG GTCCCTCGCTTGCACTGTCTTATACATAGGAAGCTTGCAGTGCAGGACTTTCTGCCAGGTTCCCCAATCATAGAG CCAAAGCCACATTTGGTGAAAGAGACAAGGGAAGCTCTGTTCAGGCATCTTACTGCTGTTCTTGGAAATGATGAGGTAGCTGCTCATTTTGTGTTGTTGCATCTTCTGTCCAAG GTTCATGCTCGAGTAGATGATGTTGCAGTGGGGAAGTTGTCACTCAATCTAACAGGTTTAAACAAAGAAAGTGTATCTGTTTTTGGTACTCGACTTAGCGATACATTCAAAAACCTCCTACCATTCACGAATTGCATGCCTCTCACACTGGAATATCTGAACACTGCCTCGCTTGCCCCGAAAAAGGATTATCAAGCCAACAG ATTGGTTCCTGGAGTTCTTCAGCTACCCGAAGGCTCACACTTGATGGTAGACGAGACCCAACTAGAATCAGGAAGCCTCAATTCTACTGGAATTGAGAATACAAAGTTGCTGAAAAATCTTATCGAGTTTCAAAAA GTGGAGTATGACTTTCAGTACTATAAAGTGGAAATGGCAACGGATGTCCAGTTACTTATCTTCTCGGAGGGGAAATCTAATATTGTTCCTGCTGATGTTATTGTACCTTTTCAACCTTCTTGTCTTGAATCCACTGAAATTCCAGTTGCTGAGGCACTAGAAGCTTGGAGATGGTACTTGGCTACTGTTAGATCGTTACCACATTCCATTGGATCAGAAATACAGAAG GTGGTAGAAGATGATTTGGTTGCAGCAAGACAAACGGATAGGAGCTTGGGAAGTCGAGATTTTAGCAG ATGGTTGACAATGGCTCGGCTCATTTCGTCAAGTTTTGGAGAAACCAGTTTGTCAAAGGAACATTGGGAAATGgtaaaagaaatggagaggctaaggagGGAGAGACTGAAGTAG
- the LOC107959346 gene encoding WRKY DNA-binding transcription factor 70, translating into MGTLSAWSENLSTKKKKKVIKQLVEGQDSANQLQILLHNNNNNPSQQQQTEHHLSSTKEQLVDKILSSFNQTLAELTSVNVSSSHNQTGSNDDQLVKSEDCSESRRLRPKDKRGCYKRKRAEEAWTVVSATTQDGHGWRKYGQKEILNSKHPRSYFRCTRKYDQGCRATKQVQRLEDDGSQMHRTTYIGTHTCTNRSFKGPRIISNFESRGTCMAPIKQHDDRLSNLAPTTPVIKRETKEEMSGTPSDVTDLDSAMWKDLMEFECYSEPDVMISNVYSCTGIKFRNFEMDFVNGFEFDGSDECVL; encoded by the exons ATGGGTACACTTTCAGCTTGGTCTGAAAATTTATCaaccaagaagaagaaaaaggtaaTAAAACAACTTGTTGAAGGCCAAGATTCTGCCAACCAGCTGCAAATCCTTctccacaacaacaacaacaaccctTCTCAACAACAACAAACTGAACATCATCTCTCATCAACTAAAGAACAGCTTGTAGACAAGATCTTGTCATCTTTCAACCAAACACTTGCTGAGTTAACATCAGTTAATGTTTCTTCTTCCCACAACCAAACAGGTTCTAACGATGACCAACTGGTGAAGTCTGAAGATTGTAGTGAGAGCCGCCGGCTGAGACCTAAGGATAAGAGAGGCTGTTACAAGAGAAA GAGGGCAGAAGAAGCATGGACAGTTGTTTCAGCTACAACACAAGATGGTCATGGTTGGAGGAAATATGGACAAAAAGAGATCCTCAATTCGAAACACCCAag GAGTTACTTTAGATGCACTCGCAAGTATGATCAAGGTTGTCGAGCCACCAAACAAGTTCAAAGATTAGAAGATGATGGTTCCCAAATGCATCGAACCACTTACATCGGAACCCACACTTGCACGAATCGCTCGTTCAAGGGTCCTcggattatttcaaattttgaatctaGAGGAACTTGCATGGCCCCGATCAAACAACACGATGATAGACTTTCAAATTTGGCCCCAACAACTCCGGTCATAAAGCGGGAAACGAAGGAAGAGATGTCTGGGACGCCGAGCGATGTTACGGACTTGGATTCAGCCATGTGGAAGGATCTTATGGAGTTTGAATGCTACTCGGAGCCTGATGTGATGATCTCGAATGTGTATTCTTGCACTGGAATTAAGTTTCGAAATTTCGAAATGGATTTTGTGAATGGGTTTGAATTTGATGGAAGTGATGAGTGTGTGTTGTAa